The following coding sequences are from one Veillonella rodentium window:
- a CDS encoding ubiquinone/menaquinone biosynthesis methyltransferase, protein MNTKEFKTYDDKEEFVQGVFSNIAKHYDLMNTVLSFGQDYFWRKFAVKEMNVGPYQHVLDVACGTCVFTKEVLRQEPTVMVEALDFNHDMLKEGHARIEAAGLSDQVNLVQGDAMALPYADNTFDAAMSGFAMRNVPDIKQVLSEMQRVVKPGGKVVVLELAKPSMMGFKQLYNLYFSYILPVIGKLSKDNSSYSWLPESLRRYPHQREILEIWKSLGYENATYHELTGGIVAVHEGVVPR, encoded by the coding sequence ATGAATACTAAAGAATTTAAAACCTATGATGATAAAGAAGAATTTGTGCAAGGCGTGTTCTCTAATATAGCCAAGCATTATGACTTGATGAATACGGTACTCAGCTTCGGACAGGATTATTTTTGGAGAAAATTCGCCGTAAAAGAAATGAATGTGGGGCCATATCAACATGTGCTTGATGTAGCTTGCGGTACCTGCGTATTTACAAAGGAAGTATTACGACAGGAACCGACTGTTATGGTAGAGGCATTGGACTTTAATCATGATATGTTGAAGGAGGGGCATGCACGAATTGAAGCGGCCGGTTTATCGGACCAAGTTAATTTAGTACAGGGTGATGCGATGGCATTACCTTATGCAGATAATACTTTTGATGCGGCTATGAGCGGTTTTGCCATGAGAAATGTGCCTGATATAAAACAGGTACTTTCAGAAATGCAACGCGTTGTAAAGCCGGGAGGGAAGGTTGTCGTATTAGAACTGGCAAAGCCGAGTATGATGGGATTTAAGCAATTATACAATTTATATTTTTCCTATATATTACCTGTTATAGGAAAGTTGAGTAAGGATAATTCGTCTTATTCTTGGCTGCCGGAGTCGTTACGTCGTTATCCTCATCAACGTGAAATTTTGGAAATTTGGAAGTCGTTAGGATATGAAAATGCCACCTATCATGAGTTGACAGGTGGCATCGTAGCAGTTCATGAAGGCGTGGTGCCTCGTTAA
- a CDS encoding SIMPL domain-containing protein — MATSVFAAPQGTFDTTEIQVTGHASRSVAPTYAILTLGISSENANINTAKANNDRIMSDLISKLANLGIDKKDVYTSNISINPASDYQDGKRINTGYSVSNRVTVKINNLNNVGKAVDAAVSVGANDINNLSFQSETSQELSDSLTTEAVKNGHHKAEVIAAALGRTLGPVKSLSISRNETSTIDNTYYRSAKVMEAALSTSTPVENGSLVISQDANIIYYLQ, encoded by the coding sequence ATGGCAACTTCAGTCTTTGCAGCACCACAAGGAACATTTGATACTACAGAAATTCAGGTAACCGGTCACGCTTCTCGATCCGTTGCGCCGACCTATGCGATTTTAACATTGGGTATCAGCAGTGAAAACGCCAATATCAACACCGCAAAAGCCAATAACGACCGCATCATGAGCGACCTCATCAGCAAACTCGCAAACTTAGGCATCGACAAGAAAGATGTGTATACCTCCAACATATCAATAAACCCTGCCAGCGACTATCAGGATGGTAAGCGCATAAACACCGGATATAGCGTATCCAATCGTGTCACCGTTAAGATTAACAACCTCAATAATGTAGGAAAAGCTGTTGATGCCGCAGTCAGCGTCGGCGCTAACGATATTAACAACTTATCATTCCAAAGCGAAACCTCTCAAGAGTTATCAGATTCACTCACCACCGAAGCTGTTAAAAACGGTCACCATAAAGCTGAGGTTATCGCCGCTGCTCTAGGACGCACATTAGGACCTGTCAAATCACTTTCTATCAGCAGAAATGAAACTAGCACTATCGACAATACTTATTATCGTAGTGCTAAAGTAATGGAAGCCGCACTTAGTACATCCACACCTGTGGAAAACGGCTCTTTAGTTATATCTCAGGATGCTAATATCATTTACTACTTACAATAG